One part of the Acidimicrobiales bacterium genome encodes these proteins:
- a CDS encoding right-handed parallel beta-helix repeat-containing protein, protein MFIRAHRRPRQAGLGHRPLAVAATALALAAGLSSSTTSAGASEDGPVVTPPPGIANDCSVDVTAKINSWINKTPDGSTLSFTPGACYRIERTVLVKNRHGLTLEGNGAMFRAFTDGTGYVDNLQTRNHFYLWGGGDLTVRNLKIQGVNTDHRYHSEYAGQRGFRIAGVQGALLDNLTIFEVRGDFIEVDPDYYQTWRWSNDVTIQNSTFTYAGRQGFSITGGRHIIFRNNTLSNPALSSFDIEPDSGTSMDAKGYPTFGGASDVHIVNNDVGPGGILFFGNVVRDSVVTKDVEISGNRLHGIPLNVWVVGHESRPYKRYSVTNNVSDTAHGGPRSAVELEYVEGAVVSGNRQPFYFATPSPVVAVRTWSSSDVVVKDNKFGGAKVVLAKDKARFGAAWRGAAGGTHVACGNRYGKPGELDVDEACA, encoded by the coding sequence ATGTTCATTCGCGCGCACCGCCGGCCCCGCCAGGCCGGCCTCGGCCACCGCCCGCTCGCCGTAGCCGCCACCGCACTGGCGCTGGCGGCCGGGCTGTCCTCGTCGACGACGTCAGCGGGAGCCTCCGAGGATGGCCCTGTCGTCACCCCGCCGCCCGGCATAGCCAACGACTGCTCCGTCGACGTCACGGCCAAGATCAACTCCTGGATCAACAAGACGCCCGACGGGTCCACGCTGTCGTTCACGCCCGGCGCCTGCTACCGCATCGAGCGGACCGTGCTGGTCAAGAACCGCCATGGCCTGACCTTGGAGGGCAACGGCGCAATGTTTCGCGCCTTCACCGACGGCACCGGTTACGTCGACAACCTCCAGACCCGCAACCACTTCTACCTGTGGGGCGGCGGCGACCTCACGGTGCGCAACCTCAAGATCCAGGGCGTGAACACCGACCACCGCTACCACTCTGAATACGCCGGGCAGCGGGGGTTCCGCATCGCCGGCGTGCAGGGCGCCCTGCTCGACAACCTCACGATCTTCGAGGTGCGGGGCGATTTCATCGAGGTCGACCCCGACTACTACCAGACGTGGCGCTGGAGCAACGACGTCACGATCCAGAACTCGACGTTCACCTACGCCGGACGCCAGGGCTTCTCGATCACCGGTGGTCGCCACATCATCTTCCGCAACAACACGCTGTCGAATCCCGCCCTGTCGTCGTTCGACATCGAGCCCGACAGCGGCACCAGCATGGACGCCAAGGGCTATCCCACCTTCGGCGGTGCCTCCGACGTCCACATCGTGAACAACGACGTCGGCCCCGGAGGCATTCTCTTCTTCGGCAACGTCGTGCGCGACTCGGTGGTCACCAAGGACGTCGAGATCAGCGGCAACCGTCTCCACGGGATCCCCCTCAACGTGTGGGTCGTCGGCCACGAGAGCCGGCCCTACAAGCGCTACTCCGTCACCAACAACGTGAGCGACACGGCCCACGGCGGCCCCCGCAGCGCAGTGGAGCTGGAATACGTCGAGGGCGCGGTGGTGAGCGGGAACCGCCAGCCCTTCTACTTCGCCACCCCGTCCCCCGTCGTGGCCGTGCGGACGTGGAGCTCCTCCGACGTCGTCGTCAAGGACAACAAGTTCGGTGGGGCCAAGGTCGTGCTGGCCAAGGACAAGGCCCGTTTCGGGGCGGCCTGGAGGGGCGCGGCCGGGGGCACGCACGTCGCCTGCGGGAACCGCTACGGCAAGCCCGGCGAGCTCGACGTCGACGAGGCGTGCGCGTAG
- a CDS encoding sulfotransferase: protein MTLPNFLLLGANKAGTTSLASYLGQHPQVYMSPVKEPGFFAIQDHDPASQAALGSTFTLDTYTALFDEVTTERAVGEASTAYLGSAEAPAAIRRLVPDARLLAVLRNPVDRAFSNYQMQLSRGREPLGFGDAIAAELNGEAPPPGVRERRYVRLGFYGRYLARYYETFPAAQLRVVLYDDYRRDPGAVLADLFRFLGVDDSFVADTSVERNVSYVPKSKALHGLLGGGGRLRPALSPLVPSGAKARVAGYLARRNRRPVDFPADVRHQLVELYRSDILELQDLLGRDLSAWLC from the coding sequence ATGACCCTGCCCAACTTCCTCCTGCTCGGCGCCAACAAGGCGGGCACCACCTCGCTCGCCTCCTACCTCGGCCAGCACCCGCAGGTGTACATGAGCCCGGTGAAGGAGCCCGGGTTCTTCGCCATCCAGGACCACGACCCCGCATCGCAGGCCGCCCTCGGCTCGACGTTCACCCTCGACACCTACACCGCCCTGTTCGACGAGGTGACCACCGAGCGGGCCGTCGGTGAGGCGTCCACCGCCTACCTCGGCAGCGCCGAGGCGCCTGCGGCCATCCGCCGCCTGGTGCCTGACGCCAGGCTCCTCGCCGTCCTGCGCAACCCGGTCGACCGGGCCTTCTCCAACTACCAGATGCAGCTCTCCCGCGGCCGCGAGCCCCTGGGCTTCGGCGACGCCATCGCCGCCGAGCTGAACGGCGAGGCGCCGCCGCCAGGCGTGCGGGAGCGGCGCTATGTGCGGCTCGGCTTCTACGGGCGGTACCTGGCGCGGTACTACGAGACGTTCCCGGCGGCGCAGCTGCGGGTGGTCCTCTACGACGACTACCGGCGCGATCCCGGCGCCGTGCTGGCCGATCTGTTCCGATTCCTCGGCGTGGACGATTCGTTCGTGGCCGACACATCGGTCGAGCGCAACGTCTCCTACGTCCCGAAGAGCAAGGCGCTGCACGGTCTCCTCGGCGGCGGCGGCCGCCTGCGACCGGCCCTGTCACCCCTGGTGCCGAGCGGGGCCAAGGCGCGCGTCGCCGGCTACCTGGCCAGGCGCAACCGCCGGCCCGTGGACTTCCCGGCGGACGTGCGGCATCAGCTGGTCGAGTTGTACCGCAGCGACATCCTCGAGCTCCAGGACCTGCTCGGCCGCGACCTCAGCGCCTGGCTGTGCTGA
- a CDS encoding methyltransferase domain-containing protein — protein MTTTMRAGGKRLVAKAHGAAVVVGRTTGSMARKQSFRPEGAPWLRAMPEPLRRRLRLDPPPPGARKLEIGSGGCPTPGYVHVDVTPKAPGVDLLVKGAHLPVPDAWADELLTVHMIEHVPPPALLATLREWHRVLCDDGVLAIHTPNAKSVGAVLASADDDATFWAAQSAAYGYGHHPRDCRGPADLEGRPDHTVLFTFPVLSALLDEAGFVDVRDVSGQDPCRHFVEWSPFVADLCLEISARRPARSP, from the coding sequence ATGACGACCACCATGCGGGCAGGCGGCAAGCGGCTGGTGGCGAAGGCACACGGCGCCGCCGTCGTGGTGGGCCGCACCACCGGGTCGATGGCCCGCAAGCAGTCGTTCCGCCCCGAGGGGGCGCCGTGGCTGCGGGCGATGCCGGAGCCGCTGCGCCGGCGGCTGCGGCTCGATCCTCCACCGCCCGGTGCACGGAAGCTGGAGATCGGCTCCGGCGGCTGCCCCACGCCCGGCTACGTCCACGTCGACGTCACGCCCAAGGCACCGGGCGTCGACCTGCTGGTGAAGGGAGCGCACCTCCCGGTTCCCGACGCCTGGGCCGACGAGCTGCTCACCGTCCACATGATCGAGCACGTCCCCCCGCCTGCCCTGCTGGCCACCCTGCGGGAGTGGCACCGGGTGCTGTGCGACGACGGGGTCCTGGCCATCCACACCCCCAACGCCAAGAGCGTCGGCGCCGTGCTCGCATCGGCCGACGACGATGCCACCTTCTGGGCCGCCCAGAGCGCGGCCTACGGGTATGGCCACCATCCTCGCGACTGCCGCGGCCCGGCCGACCTCGAAGGGCGGCCCGACCACACCGTGCTGTTCACCTTTCCGGTGCTGTCCGCTCTCCTCGACGAAGCGGGGTTCGTCGACGTGCGCGACGTCTCCGGCCAGGATCCCTGCCGCCACTTCGTGGAGTGGTCGCCGTTCGTGGCCGACCTGTGCCTCGAGATCAGCGCCCGAAGGCCGGCGCGATCGCCATGA